The following proteins are encoded in a genomic region of Arachis stenosperma cultivar V10309 chromosome 4, arast.V10309.gnm1.PFL2, whole genome shotgun sequence:
- the LOC130975505 gene encoding serine/threonine-protein phosphatase 7 long form homolog, giving the protein MSREWDISEGIPRCYLLLRKGGGQRLILLYCQSVIHIFGLPIDGEVVTGLTDSSQDSLVNQSMPIFDSKPMVSSSSKSYIKLAWVCHIIDIQPLDTWESIQRYVRCYIFYLLGTTLFVDKSTAYAVESWGTANLTHLYRSLCCASWYDCKDMDGPLDLLFVWAWEQMPFLAPISRQQLVSVDIPVARK; this is encoded by the coding sequence ATGTCTCGAGAGTGGGACATATCAGAGGGCATTCCGCGTTGCTATTTACTCTTGCGGAAAGGTGGAGGCCAGAGACTCATTCTTTTGTATTGCCAATCAGTGATACACATATTTGGCCTGCCGATTGATGGAGAGGTTGTGACCGGTTTGACCGATAGTAGTCAAGACTCCTTGGTCAATCAGAGCATGCCGATTTTCGACAGCAAACCCATGGTGAGTAGTTCATCTAAAAGTTACATAAAATTGGCATGGGTTTGCCATATCATAGACATACAACCTCTAGACACTTGGGAGTCTATTCAGCGATACGTTAGGTGTTACATCTTTTATCTGTTGGGAACCACCCTCTTCGTGGATAAGTCAACGGCATATGCAGTTGAAAGTTGGGGGACAGCAAATCTCACACATCTTTATAGGTCACTGTGCTGTGCATCGTGGTATGATTGCAAGGACATGGACGGCCCGCTTGATTTGTTGTTTGTTTGGGCATGGGAGCAAATGCCCTTTCTTGCGCCCATTTCAAGACAGCAGCTTGTATCAGTTGATATACCAGTTGCACGTAAATAA